One window of Esox lucius isolate fEsoLuc1 chromosome 25, fEsoLuc1.pri, whole genome shotgun sequence genomic DNA carries:
- the LOC117594075 gene encoding mucin-5AC-like, which produces MESAQVTTMATTATTASPKSITDGEPSSTSAGITTTEFATTTTKSASTYTSSPKTTKEVVMTSTSSVTANIGVETTHEFASTNTEAATTTTSDPTSTTVESGITSTGSETSSASAATTTTTTTSSPQTTNEVVMTSTYSTTANSVVETTTETASTNTEVATITIAGSTPTTILSETTSTGTEISSTSAATSNTEVSTKNPESAALTTVASTATTFSPEKTTQAETSSTFAATTGKQFATTNTETAPTTTEVSLTTKGVVISTISGSTTNTEVSTKNTESAALTTVASTATTFSPETTTQAETLSTFAATAGKQFSTTNSETVPTTTEVSTTTKGVVISTVSGASNNTEIATRNMESAQITTLATTATTASPKSITDAEPSSTSAGITTTEFATTTTKSASTYTSSPKTTKEVVMTSTSSVTANTGVETTHEFASTNTDAATTTTSGPTSTTVESVITSTGSETSSASAATTTTKSATTTTSSPQTTNEVVMTSTYSTTANSVVETTTETASTNTEVATLTIAGSTPTTILSETTSTGTEISSTSAATSNTEVSTKNPESAALTTVASTATTFSPETTTQDETSSTFAATTGKQFATTNTETAPTTTEVSLTTKGVVISTISGSTTNTEVSTKNTESAALTTVASTATTFSPETTTQAETSSTFAATAGKQFSITNSETVPTTTEVSTTTKGVVISTISGASTNTEVATRNMEFAQITTLATTATTPSPKPNTKAAHAYTSESTTITEVSTKNTESASTTTSSPQTTKDVVMTSPSSTTSNTAAETTSESASSNLDTATRTIAVSTPKTILSETTSTGSETSTASAATINTEHVRTSTKSVTAANISLRD; this is translated from the coding sequence ATGGAGTCTGCCCAAGTTACCACAATGGCTACGACAGCTACCACAGCCTCTCCCAAATCAATCACAGATGGTGAACCTTCATCCACATCTGCAGGCATTACAACAACAGAgtttgccacaacaaccacaaagTCTGCTTCAACATACACATCCTCACCAAAAACCACCAAAGAGGTTGTAATGACATCCACCTCTTCTGTGACAGCAAACATAGGTGTTGAAACTACACATGAATTTGCCAGTACAaacacagaggctgccacaacaactacTTCTGATCCCACGTCAACGACAGTGGAATCCGGAATAACATCCACAGGGTCTGAAACATCATCCGCatctgctgccacaactaccacaacaacaacatcctcaCCACAAACCACTAATGAAGTTGTAATGACATCCACATATTCTACGACAGCAAACAGTGTTGTTGAAACTACAACTGAAACTGCCAGTACAAACACAGAGGTTGCCACAATAACTATTGCTGGTTCCACACCAACGACAATACTATCAGAAACAACATCCACTGGCACAGAAATATCATCCACATCTGCAGCCACATCTAACACAGAGGTTTCCACAAAAAACCCAGAGTCTGCCGCATTGACCACAGTGGCTTCCACAGCAACCACATTCTCACCAGAAAAAACCACACAAGCTgaaacttcatccacatttgctgccacaactggcaaacagtttgccacaacaaacacagagactgccccaacaaccacagaggtgtCCCTAACTACCAAAGGGGTTGTAATATCAACCATATCTGGTTCCACAACTAACACAGAGGtttccacaaaaaacacagagtctGCCGCATTGACCACAGTGGCTTCCACAGCCACCACATTCTCAccagaaacaaccacacaagctGAAACTTTATCCACATTTGCTGCCACAGCTGGCAAACAGTTTTCCACAACAAACTCAGAGACTGtgccaacaaccacagaggtttCCACAACAACCAAAGGGGTTGTAATATCAACCGTATCTGGTGCCTCAAATAACACAGAGATTGCCACAAGAAACATGGAGTCTGCCCAAATTACCACACTGGCTACGACAGCTACCACAGCCTCTCCCAAATCAATCACAGATGCTGAACCTTCATCCACATCTGCAGGCATTACAACAACAGAgtttgccacaacaaccacaaagTCTGCTTCAACATACACATCCTCACCAAAAACCACCAAAGAGGTTGTAATGACATCCACCTCTTCTGTGACAGCAAACACAGGTGTTGAAACTACACATGAATTTGCCAGTACAAACACAGATGCTGCCACAACAACTACTTCTGGTCCCACATCAACGACAGTGGAATCCGTAATAACATCCACAGGGTCTGAAACATCATCCGCatctgctgccacaactaccacaaagtctgccacaacaacaacatcctcaCCACAAACCACTAATGAAGTTGTAATGACATCCACATATTCTACGACAGCAAACAGTGTTGTTGAAACTACAACTGAAACTGCCAGTACAAACACAGAGGTTGCCACATTAACTATTGCTGGTTCCACACCAACGACAATACTATCAGAAACAACATCCACTGGCACAGAAATTTCATCCACATCTGCAGCCACATCTAACACAGAGGTTTCCACAAAAAACCCAGAGTCTGCCGCATTGACCACAGTGGCTTCCACAGCAACCACATTCTCAccagaaacaaccacacaagatgaaacttcatccacatttgctgccacaactggcaaacaatttgccacaacaaacacagagactgccccaacaaccacagaggtgtCCCTAACAACCAAAGGGGTTGTAATATCAACCATATCTGGTTCCACAACTAACACAGAGGtttccacaaaaaacacagagtctGCCGCATTGACCACAGTTGCTTCTACTGCCACCACATTCTCAccagaaacaaccacacaagctgaaacttcatccacatttgctGCCACAGCTGGGAAACAGTTTTCCATAACAAACTCAGAGACTGtgccaacaaccacagaggtgtCCACAACAACCAAAGGGGTTGTAATATCAACCATATCTGGTGCCTCAACTAACACAGAGGTTGCCACAAGAAACATGGAGTTTGCCCAAATTACCACACTGGCTACGACAGCTACCACACCCTCgccaaaaccaaacacaaaagCAGCTCATGCATACACATCTGAATCCACAACTATTACAGAAGtttccacaaaaaacacagagtctGCCTCAACAACAACATCGTCACCACAAACCACTAAAGATGTTGTAATGACATCCCCCTCTTCTACGACATCAAACACAGCTGCTGAAACCACATCTGAATCTGCCAGTTCAAACTTAGACACTGCCACAAGAACTATTGCTGTTTCCACACCAAAGACAATACTATCagaaacaacatccacagggTCTGAAACATCAACCGCATCTGCTGCCACAATTAACACAGAGCATGTCCGAACATCCACAAAGTCTGTCACAGCGGCCAAT
- the LOC117594076 gene encoding mucin-5AC-like, translating into MESAPTTTLAYDSYHRHVEPSSTSAGITTTEFATTTTMSASTYTSSPKTTKEVVMTSTSSVTANTGVETTHEFASTNTEAATTTTSEVSTINTESATLNTVASTAITFSHETTTPAETSSTFAATTGLQFATTTTETAPTTTEVSTTTKGVATPTTSGATTNTEVATINTESAALTTEAFTATTFSSETNTQAETSSTFAATTSTQFATTNTETAPLTTEVSTTTKGVATPTTSGATTNTEVATRNMESAQITTMATTATTASPKSITDGEPSSTSAGITTTEFATTTTKSASTYTSSPKTTKEVVMTSTSSERANTGVETTHEFASTNTEAATKTTSGPTSTTVESVTTSTGSETSSASAATTTTTTTSSPQTTNEVVMTSTYSMTANSVVETTTETVSTNTEFATITIAGSTPTTILSETTSTGTEISSTSAATSNTEDSTKNTESPALTTLSSTAITFSPETTTEAETSSTFAATTGKQFTTTTTETARTTTEVSTTNKGVEISTISGSTTNTEVSRKNTESATLTIVASTAKTFSPESTTQAETSSTFAATTGKQFATTNSETIPTTTEVSTTTKGVVISTISGASTNTEVSTINTESATLNTVASTVITFSHESTTPAETSSTFAATTGKQFTTTTTKPASTYTSSPKTTKEVVLTSTSSETANTGIETTHEFASTNSEAATTTTSGPTSTTVKSVITSTVSETSSASAATTTTKSATTTTSSPQTTNEVVMTSTYSTKANRGVETTTETASTNTEVTTITDAGSIPMTILSETTSTGTEISSTSAATSNTEVSTKNTESPALTTLASTATTFSQETTTQAETSSTFAATTGGFHKKHRVCRIDHSCFHSHHILTRNNHTS; encoded by the exons ATGGAGTCTGCCCCAACTACCACACTGGCTTACGACAGCTACCACAGGC ATGTTGAACCTTCATCCACATCTGCAGGCATTACAACAACAGAgtttgccacaacaaccacaatgtCTGCCTCAACATACACATCCTCACCAAAAACCACCAAAGAAGTTGTAATGACATCCACCTCTTCTGTGACAGCAAACACAGGTGTTGAAACTACACATGAATTTGCCAGTACAaacacagaggctgccacaacaactacTTCTG AGGTTTCCACAATAAACACAGAGTCTGCCACATTGAACACAGTGGCTTCCACAGCAATCACATTCTCACATGAAACAACCACGCCGGCTgaaacttcatccacatttgctGCCACAACTGGCTTACAGTTtgctacaacaaccacagagactgccccaacaaccacagaggtgtCCACAACAACCAAAGGGGTTGCAACACCAACCACATCTGGTGCCACAACTAACACAGAGGTTGCCACCATAAACACCGAGTCAGCCGCATTGACCACAGAGGCTTTCACAGCAACCACATTCTCATCAGAAACTAACACACAGGCTgaaacttcatccacatttgcAGCCACAACTAGCACACAGTTTgccacaacaaacacagagactgCCCCATTAACCACAGAGGTGTCCACAACAACCAAAGGGGTTGCAACACCAACCACATCTGGTGCCACAACTAACACAGAGGTTGCCACAAGAAACATGGAGTCTGCCCAAATTACCACAATGGCTACGACAGCTACCACAGCCTCTCCCAAATCAATCACAGATGGTGAACCTTCATCCACATCTGCAGGCATTACAACAACAGAgtttgccacaacaaccacaaagTCTGCCTCAACATACACATCCTCACCAAAAACCACCAAAGAAGTTGTAATGACATCCACCTCTTCTGAGAGAGCAAACACAGGTGTTGAAACTACACATGAATTTGCCAGTACAaacacagaggctgccacaaaaACTACTTCTGGTCCCACATCAACGACAGTGGAATCCGTAACAACATCCACAGGGTCTGAAACATCATCCGCatctgctgccacaactaccacaacaacaacatcctcaCCACAAACCACTAATGAAGTTGTAATGACATCCACATATTCTATGACAGCAAACAGTGTTGTTGAAACCACAACTGAAACTGTCAGTACAAACACAGAGTTTGCCACAATAACTATTGCTGGTTCCACACCAACGACAATACTATCAGAAACAACATCCACTGGCACAGAAATATCATCCACATCTGCAGCCACATCTAACACAGAGGAttccacaaaaaacacagagtctCCTGCATTGACCACATTGTCTTCCACAGCAATCACATTCTCTCCagaaacaaccacagaggctgaaacttcatccacatttgctgccacaactggcaaacagtttaccacaacaaccacagagactGCCCGAACAACCACAGAGGTGTCCACAACTAACAAAGGGGTTGAAATATCAACCATATCTGGTTCCACAACTAACACAGAGGTTTCCAGAAAAAACACAGAGTCTGCCACATTGACCATTGTGGCTTCCACAGCAAAAACTTTCTCACCAGAATCAACCACACAAGCTgaaacttcatccacatttgctGCCACAACTGGCAAACAGTTTGCCACAACAAACTCAGAGACcatcccaacaaccacagaggtgtCCACAACAACAAAAGGGGTTGTAATATCAACCATTTCTGGTGCCTCAACTAACACAGAGGTTTCCACAATAAACACAGAGTCTGCCACATTGAACACAGTGGCTTCCACAGTAATCACATTCTCACATGAATCAACCACACCGGCTgaaacttcatccacatttgctgccacaactggcaaacagtttaccacaacaaccacaaagCCTGCCTCAACATACACATCCTCACCAAAAACCACCAAAGAAGTTGTACTGACATCCACCTCTTCTGAGACAGCAAACACAGGTATTGAAACTACACATGAATTTGCCAGTACAAActcagaggctgccacaacaactacTTCTGGTCCCACATCAACGACAGTGAAATCAGTAATAACATCCACAGTGTCTGAAACATCATCCGCatctgctgccacaactaccacaaagtctgccacaacaacaacatcctcaCCACAAACCACTAATGAAGTTGTAATGACATCAACATATTCTACGAAAGCAAACAGAGGTGTTGAAACCACAACTGAAACTGCCAGTACAAACACAGAGGTTACCACAATAACTGATGCTGGTTCCATACCAATGACAATACTATCAGAAACAACATCCACTGGCACAGAAATTTCATCCACATCTGCAGCCACATCTAACACAGAAGtttccacaaaaaacacagagtctCCTGCATTGACCACATTGGCTTCCACAGCCACCACATTCTCAcaagaaacaaccacacaagctgaaacttcatccacatttgctgccacaactgg AGGtttccacaaaaaacacagagtctGCCGCATTGACCACAGTTGCTTCCACAGCCACCACATTCTCAccagaaacaaccacacaagctga
- the LOC117594077 gene encoding mucin-22-like, translated as MLVPYQRQYYQKQHPLAQKFQSTSAATSNTEVYTKNTESPALTTLASTATTFSPETTTQAETSSTFAATTGKQFSTTTTETAPTPTEVSTTNKGVEISTISGASTNTEVSTKNTESAALTTVASTATTFSPETTTQAETSSTFAATTGKQFATTNTETAPTTTEVSTTTKGVVISTISGASTNTEVSTINTESATLNTVASTAITFSHETTTPAETSSTFAATTGKQFAKTNTESAPSTTELSTATKRVATPTTSGATTNTKSATTTTSSPQTTNEVVMTSTYSTKANSGVETTTETASTNTEVTTITDAGSIPTTILSETTSTGTEISSTSAATSNTEVSTKNTESPALTTLASTATTFSPETTTQAETSSTFAATTGKQFSTTTTETAPTPTEVSTTNKGVEISTISGASTNTEVSTKNTESAALTTVASTATTFSPETTTQAETSSTFAATTGKQFATTNTETAPTTTEVSTTTKGVVISTISGASTNTEVSTINTESATLNTVASTAITFSHETTTPAETSSTFAATTEVSTTNKGVEISTISGSTTNTEVSRKNTESATLTIVASTAKTFSPESTTQAETSSTFAATTGKQFATTNSETVPTTTEVSTTTKGVVISTISGASTNTEVSTINTESATLNTVASTAITFSHETTTPAETSSTFAATTGKQFTTTTTKPASTYTSSPKTTKEDVLTSTSSETANTGIETTHEFASTNSKAATTTTSDPTSTTVKSVITSTVSETSSASAATTTTKSATTTTSSPQTTNEVVMTSTYSTKANSGVETTTETASTNTEVTTITDAGSIPTTILSETTSTGTEISSTSAATSNTEVSTKNTESPALTTLASTATTFSPETTTQAETSSTFAATTGKQFSTTTTETAPTPTEALQQQSLPQQPQMSASTYTSSPKTTKEVVMTSTSSERANTGVETTHEFASTNTEAATKTTSGPTSTTVESVTTSTGSETSSASAATTTTTTTSSPQTTNEVVMTSTYSMTANSVVETTTETASTNTEFATITIAGSTPTTILSETTSTGTEISSTSAATSNTEDSTKNTESPALTTLSSTAITFSPETTTEAETSSTFAATTGKQFTTTTTETARTTTEVSTTNKGVEISTISGSTTNTEVSRKNTESSTLTIVASTAKTFSPESTTQAETSSTFAATTGKQFATTNSETVPTTTEVSTTTKGVVNINHFWCLN; from the exons ATGCTGGTTCCATACCAACGACAATACTATCAGAAACAACATCCACTGGCACAGAAATTTCAATCCACATCTGCAGCCACATCTAACACAGAAGtttacacaaaaaacacagagtctCCTGCACTGACCACATTGGCTTCCACAGCCACCACATTCTCAccagaaacaaccacacaagctgaaacttcatccacatttgctgccacaactggcaaacagttttccacaacaaccacagagactGCCCCAACACCCACAGAGGTGTCCACAACTAACAAAGGGGTTGAAATATCAACCATATCTGGTGCCTCAACAAACACAGAGGtttccacaaaaaacacagagtctGCCGCATTGACCACAGTTGCTTCCACAGCCACCACATTCTCAccagaaacaaccacacaagctgaaacttcatccacatttgctgccacaactggcaaacagtttgccacaacaaacacagagactgccccaacaaccacagaggtgtCCACAACAACAAAAGGGGTTGTAATATCAACCATTTCTGGTGCCTCAACTAACACAGAGGTTTCCACAATAAACACAGAGTCTGCCACATTGAACACAGTGGCTTCCACAGCAATCACATTCTCacatgaaacaaccacaccggctgaaacttcatccacatttgctgccacaactggcaaacagtttgccaaaacaaacacagagagtgCCCCATCAACCACAGAGTTGTCCACAGCAACCAAAAGGGTTGCAACACCAACAACTTCTGGTGCCACAACTAACACAAAGtctgccacaacaacaacatcctcaCCACAAACCACTAATGAAGTTGTAATGACATCCACATATTCTACGAAAGCAAACAGTGGTGTTGAAACCACAACTGAAACTGCCAGTACAAACACAGAGGTTACCACAATAACTGATGCTGGTTCCATACCAACGACAATACTATCAGAAACAACATCCACTGGCACAGAAATTTCATCCACATCTGCAGCCACATCTAACACAGAAGtttccacaaaaaacacagagtctCCTGCATTGACCACATTGGCTTCCACAGCCACCACATTCTCAccagaaacaaccacacaagctgaaacttcatccacatttgctgccacaactggcaaacagttttccacaacaaccacagagactGCCCCAACACCCACAGAGGTGTCCACAACTAACAAAGGGGTTGAAATATCAACCATATCTGGTGCCTCAACAAACACAGAGGtttccacaaaaaacacagagtctGCCGCATTGACCACAGTTGCTTCCACAGCCACCACATTCTCAccagaaacaaccacacaagctgaaacttcatccacatttgctgccacaactggcaaacagtttgccacaacaaacacagagactgccccaacaaccacagaggtgtCCACAACAACAAAAGGGGTTGTAATATCAACCATTTCTGGTGCCTCAACTAACACAGAGGTTTCCACAATAAACACAGAGTCTGCCACATTGAACACAGTGGCTTCCACAGCAATCACATTCTCacatgaaacaaccacaccggctgaaacttcatccacatttgctgccacaactg AGGTGTCCACAACTAACAAAGGGGTTGAAATATCAACCATATCTGGTTCCACAACTAACACAGAGGTTTCCAGAAAAAACACAGAGTCTGCCACATTGACCATTGTGGCTTCCACAGCAAAAACTTTCTCACCAGAATCAACCACACAAGCTgaaacttcatccacatttgctGCCACAACTGGCAAACAGTTTGCCACAACAAACTCAGAGACcgtcccaacaaccacagaggtgtCCACAACAACAAAAGGGGTTGTAATATCAACCATTTCTGGTGCCTCAACTAACACAGAGGTTTCCACAATAAACACAGAGTCTGCCACATTGAACACAGTGGCATCCACAGCAATCACATTCTCacatgaaacaaccacaccggctgaaacttcatccacatttgctgccacaactggcaaacagtttaccacaacaaccacaaagCCTGCCTCAACATACACATCCTCACCAAAAACCACCAAAGAAGATGTACTGACATCCACCTCTTCTGAGACAGCAAACACAGGTATTGAAACTACACATGAATTTGCCAGTACAAACTCAaaggctgccacaacaactacTTCTGATCCCACATCAACGACAGTGAAATCCGTAATAACATCCACAGTGTCTGAAACATCATCCGCatctgctgccacaactaccacaaagtctgccacaacaacaacatcctcaCCACAAACCACTAATGAAGTTGTAATGACATCCACATATTCTACGAAAGCAAACAGTGGTGTTGAAACCACAACTGAAACTGCCAGTACAAACACAGAGGTTACCACAATAACTGATGCTGGTTCCATACCAACGACAATACTATCAGAAACAACATCCACTGGCACAGAAATTTCATCCACATCTGCAGCCACATCTAACACAGAAGtttccacaaaaaacacagagtctCCTGCATTGACCACATTGGCTTCCACAGCCACCACATTCTCAccagaaacaaccacacaagctgaaacttcatccacatttgctgccacaactggcaaacagttttccacaacaaccacagagactGCCCCAACACCCACAGAG GCATTACAACAACAGAgtttgccacaacaaccacaaatGTCTGCCTCAACATACACATCCTCACCAAAAACCACCAAAGAAGTTGTAATGACATCCACCTCTTCTGAGAGAGCAAACACAGGTGTTGAAACTACACATGAATTTGCCAGTACAaacacagaggctgccacaaaaACTACTTCTGGTCCCACATCAACGACAGTGGAATCCGTAACAACATCCACAGGGTCTGAAACATCATCCGCatctgctgccacaactaccacaacaacaacatcctcaCCACAAACCACTAATGAAGTTGTAATGACATCCACATATTCTATGACAGCAAACAGTGTTGTTGAAACCACAACTGAAACTGCCAGTACAAACACAGAGTTTGCCACAATAACTATTGCTGGTTCCACACCAACGACAATACTATCAGAAACAACATCCACTGGCACAGAAATATCATCCACATCTGCAGCCACATCTAACACAGAGGAttccacaaaaaacacagagtctCCTGCATTGACCACATTGTCTTCCACAGCAATCACATTCTCTCCagaaacaaccacagaggctgaaacttcatccacatttgctgccacaactggcaaacagtttaccacaacaaccacagagactGCCCGAACAACCACAGAGGTGTCCACAACTAACAAAGGGGTTGAAATATCAACCATATCTGGTTCCACAACTAACACAGAGGTTTCCAGAAAAAACACAGAGTCTTCCACATTGACCATTGTGGCTTCCACAGCAAAAACTTTCTCACCAGAATCAACCACACAAGCTgaaacttcatccacatttgctGCCACAACTGGCAAACAGTTTGCCACAACAAACTCAGAGACcgtcccaacaaccacagaggtgtCCACAACAACAAAAGGGGTTGTAAATATCAACCATTTCTGGTGCCTCAACTAA